In Deltaproteobacteria bacterium, a genomic segment contains:
- a CDS encoding glycosyltransferase, with protein sequence MFFCYYFHLLAMLRRRQFFNFPFATTRTKLTWVYRPLVSVILPVYNQSGFITKSISSVLANDNYPLELIIVDDGSTDEIKTAVKPFLADSRVTVLHEPHRGLCETLNRGFSAAKGRFLTWTSADNRYHSRAIGMLADYLIANPSIGLVYANVELIDRDGKPLKNSSYRPQNQQTDASHKLLLPLSADLLADFGDNFVNACFLYRRCIRDMVGEYDSRLLGHEDYDYWLRASVAAPLSHIDTDETLYLYCLHEDSLTAQLEANALAEKAKETAFEAKAHLEHFRMPLEIALCYNRSTEAHQMQALISASLEASGNRCRASTATKSQDENESLLAITEITAHAKGASSTENSQLSAYAFRPLNFSTKLCFSHSSHESLLVNKEILPFVVSKFSPLKFLGANARLSPHAWMLPPFKLPNSLRMAREGNFKAVTPTKSSRATVLIFMPDKISQGSSNQGGLLSSSMEDYCWKMSVLRLVISSIKDFTFVALCNNELQRMAADDLNLSLIESKSNSNLRIIDLSSQNENRDLVEKSTMYVLSSCETVLNVSSTLTEMSAIIELRVEAAIAALAGIGIIALTRETPESMTTNLASWISSSTPSPSAKVPQSEIPNIALDMPHLSVLKCPDLGSSLVSFLSSALKKALIAATSQDIDQKSLEQFLSTLTLLAMGQRIYSVLLAKEHCAG encoded by the coding sequence GTGTTTTTTTGTTATTACTTCCATTTATTAGCAATGTTGCGGCGCAGGCAATTTTTTAACTTTCCCTTTGCTACTACAAGAACTAAACTTACCTGGGTATATCGTCCCCTCGTATCCGTAATCCTACCCGTCTATAACCAAAGTGGTTTTATTACTAAGTCGATTTCCTCAGTTCTGGCAAACGATAATTATCCATTGGAACTAATAATCGTTGATGACGGCTCTACCGATGAAATTAAAACCGCTGTTAAGCCATTCCTCGCTGATAGCCGAGTAACAGTTCTTCACGAACCCCATAGAGGACTTTGCGAGACTTTAAACCGTGGATTTTCGGCAGCAAAGGGAAGGTTCTTGACATGGACATCAGCCGATAACCGCTACCACTCCCGGGCTATTGGCATGCTTGCTGACTATTTGATTGCTAACCCAAGCATAGGTTTAGTTTACGCGAATGTGGAGCTGATAGATCGCGATGGAAAGCCACTAAAAAACAGCTCCTATAGGCCGCAAAATCAGCAGACAGACGCCAGCCACAAACTTCTTCTCCCTTTGTCAGCGGATCTTTTAGCAGATTTTGGGGATAACTTTGTCAATGCTTGCTTCCTTTACAGGCGCTGTATTCGAGACATGGTTGGAGAGTACGATTCGCGCCTTTTAGGGCACGAGGACTACGATTACTGGCTTAGGGCTAGTGTCGCCGCACCTTTATCTCACATCGATACAGACGAAACATTGTACCTCTACTGTTTGCACGAGGATTCTCTAACTGCACAACTCGAGGCAAACGCACTTGCAGAAAAGGCTAAAGAAACTGCCTTTGAGGCAAAAGCCCATTTGGAGCATTTTAGAATGCCGCTCGAGATCGCACTTTGTTACAACCGTTCTACTGAGGCGCACCAGATGCAAGCCCTAATCTCGGCATCTTTGGAAGCCTCCGGAAACCGCTGCAGGGCGTCAACTGCAACTAAATCTCAAGACGAAAATGAGTCCTTGCTAGCGATTACAGAAATAACCGCCCACGCTAAAGGCGCTAGTAGCACAGAAAACTCGCAACTGAGTGCTTATGCATTCAGGCCATTAAATTTTTCCACTAAACTTTGTTTTTCTCACAGCTCGCACGAATCTCTTTTGGTAAACAAAGAAATACTTCCCTTCGTCGTGTCCAAATTTTCGCCGCTTAAATTTTTGGGAGCGAACGCAAGGTTGTCGCCGCACGCATGGATGCTTCCGCCATTTAAGCTCCCCAATAGCCTGCGCATGGCAAGAGAGGGCAATTTTAAGGCAGTCACGCCTACAAAATCATCTCGCGCCACAGTGCTCATCTTTATGCCTGACAAAATAAGCCAAGGTTCAAGCAACCAAGGGGGATTATTGAGTTCGTCGATGGAAGACTATTGTTGGAAGATGAGCGTTCTAAGGCTTGTAATTTCAAGTATAAAGGATTTCACGTTTGTCGCACTTTGCAATAATGAATTGCAGCGCATGGCTGCTGACGATCTAAACCTGTCGCTAATAGAAAGCAAGTCGAATAGCAATCTTAGAATTATCGACCTTTCGTCTCAAAATGAAAATCGCGATCTCGTGGAGAAGTCAACTATGTATGTCTTAAGTAGCTGTGAAACTGTTCTAAATGTTAGCAGCACGCTGACAGAGATGTCTGCAATTATAGAACTGCGCGTTGAAGCGGCCATAGCTGCCCTAGCAGGCATTGGAATTATTGCCCTCACAAGAGAGACACCAGAGTCTATGACAACTAACTTGGCATCGTGGATTAGTTCTTCAACACCTTCGCCCAGTGCCAAGGTGCCCCAGAGCGAGATTCCCAACATTGCGTTAGACATGCCGCATCTAAGCGTTTTAAAGTGCCCGGATTTAGGCAGCTCGTTAGTGAGTTTTCTTAGCTCGGCCCTCAAAAAAGCTTTAATAGCGGCTACGAGCCAGGATATCGACCAAAAATCCCTCGAACAGTTTCTCTCTACGCTTACGCTGCTCGCTATGGGCCAGCGAATTTACAGCGTTCTCCTTGCAAAAGAACACTGTGCGGGGTAG
- a CDS encoding thioredoxin domain-containing protein, with protein MVTKNIFLKRKKTHAGMLMSSLLLLASSPAMALDTAEFEQQMNSYLAKPENVEKIGEVLEAHFRKKREDEQKKAAESEQKELEDQFNNPIKLDVSNSPARGKADAKITVVEFSDFQCPYCQRGASVMDELLKEYPNDVKVVFKHLPLPFHAQAKPASRAALAAGEQGKFWEMHDALFKNQQNLTDEGFLEMAKGISGLNVDKFKADLTANASKYDKVIEDDVALATKHGVRGTPGFFVNGVQVRGARPLPYFKDIVERWKTKLQ; from the coding sequence ATGGTTACAAAAAATATATTCCTAAAGAGAAAGAAAACACATGCTGGCATGTTAATGTCCAGCTTGCTTTTACTAGCTTCGTCACCAGCTATGGCATTGGATACTGCTGAATTTGAGCAGCAGATGAATTCTTATTTGGCTAAACCAGAGAATGTCGAAAAGATTGGCGAGGTTCTCGAAGCTCATTTTAGGAAAAAGAGAGAGGACGAACAGAAGAAAGCTGCAGAGAGCGAGCAAAAAGAGCTGGAGGATCAGTTCAATAATCCTATTAAGCTAGATGTGAGCAATTCTCCGGCACGCGGCAAGGCCGATGCAAAAATTACCGTTGTTGAGTTTTCGGACTTTCAGTGCCCCTATTGTCAACGCGGCGCAAGCGTAATGGATGAGTTGTTAAAGGAATATCCAAATGACGTAAAAGTCGTTTTCAAGCATTTGCCTCTACCCTTTCATGCTCAAGCCAAGCCCGCATCGCGAGCAGCACTGGCCGCTGGCGAGCAGGGAAAATTCTGGGAAATGCACGACGCGCTATTTAAGAATCAGCAAAATCTAACCGATGAAGGATTTCTTGAGATGGCTAAAGGCATTAGCGGGCTTAACGTAGATAAGTTCAAGGCTGACCTAACCGCCAACGCGAGCAAGTACGACAAAGTAATAGAGGATGACGTCGCATTGGCCACCAAGCATGGCGTTCGTGGGACACCTGGTTTTTTTGTAAATGGCGTGCAGGTGCGCGGCGCGCGACCACTGCCATACTTTAAGGACATCGTCGAGCGCTGGAAGACAAAACTTCAATAA
- a CDS encoding RNHCP domain-containing protein — MFSACKEDFTCFRCAKVVKGNGYTNHCPQCLWSKHVDNNPGDRASNCGGEMEPVAIEKRGKQMAILHRCQTCGFERRNKTASADSFEAVIEVLSSSARRCP, encoded by the coding sequence CTGTTTTCGGCCTGCAAGGAGGATTTTACCTGTTTTCGTTGTGCTAAAGTAGTTAAGGGAAACGGTTATACCAATCATTGTCCACAATGCCTATGGAGCAAACACGTCGACAATAATCCAGGCGATAGAGCTTCAAATTGTGGAGGGGAAATGGAACCAGTAGCAATAGAAAAGAGAGGAAAGCAGATGGCGATCTTACACAGATGTCAAACTTGTGGGTTTGAACGCCGCAATAAGACCGCCTCTGCGGATAGCTTCGAGGCAGTTATTGAAGTTTTGTCTTCCAGCGCTCGACGATGTCCTTAA
- a CDS encoding spore maturation protein: protein MANNKSTGRDNAEEIASTTDNKASAISIVFVFFVVGGIFFGAFSGKMQQITEESFNAAKSAVTLAINLIGVMALWLGFIRILEAGGLMFWIARKVKPLMTKLFPEVPAEHPAMSAMILNLSANLLGLGNAATPMGIRAMEELNKLNPFPGMATNAMCLFLAINTSSVTILPLGVIGVRAAAGSKYPAEIFLPTLIATIASTTIAVIAATLLARRDKKYLELTQQAITTPQGGSKVSSNEVDIDASKAENFGNFKHLLGSSKASNRLIASGMLLMLCIALVVRAFKAPNILDFLSNEVMPFWLMPFLMLGIICFGIARGVRIYEAITEGAKQGFDIAVRIIPFLVVILVAIGMFRASGAMEVMAVRLEPLTGLIGMPADTLPMALVRPLSGSAAFGIMSALIEADPNSYSAYVASTMQGSTETTFYVLAVYFGAVGITKIRYALVAALLADVAGLVTSSLVCSAMWRH from the coding sequence ATGGCGAATAATAAAAGCACTGGCAGAGATAACGCTGAAGAGATTGCTTCCACTACCGACAATAAGGCGAGCGCGATAAGCATAGTCTTTGTTTTTTTCGTTGTGGGAGGCATTTTTTTTGGCGCTTTTTCGGGGAAAATGCAGCAAATCACCGAGGAGAGTTTTAATGCAGCTAAAAGCGCGGTGACTCTTGCGATTAACCTTATAGGTGTCATGGCGTTATGGCTCGGCTTTATTCGCATTTTAGAAGCAGGAGGCTTAATGTTTTGGATAGCACGTAAAGTTAAGCCACTGATGACCAAGCTTTTTCCAGAAGTTCCGGCGGAACATCCGGCAATGAGTGCAATGATCCTAAACCTTTCGGCCAATCTTCTAGGATTAGGCAACGCGGCAACTCCCATGGGAATACGGGCTATGGAGGAGTTAAACAAACTTAACCCCTTTCCAGGGATGGCAACTAACGCAATGTGTCTGTTTCTAGCCATAAATACATCTAGTGTAACGATTTTGCCGTTGGGAGTTATAGGAGTAAGAGCTGCGGCTGGAAGCAAATATCCAGCAGAAATATTCTTGCCAACATTAATCGCGACGATTGCTTCGACGACGATTGCAGTAATCGCGGCTACTCTTTTGGCGCGCAGGGATAAGAAATATTTGGAGTTAACTCAGCAGGCTATAACTACACCGCAAGGTGGGTCAAAAGTTTCTAGTAACGAAGTCGATATAGACGCCTCCAAAGCGGAAAACTTTGGCAATTTTAAACACCTGCTTGGCAGTAGCAAAGCTAGTAATCGACTCATAGCGAGTGGGATGTTGCTCATGTTATGTATCGCGCTTGTAGTTCGCGCATTTAAGGCACCAAATATACTTGATTTTCTAAGTAATGAGGTTATGCCGTTTTGGCTGATGCCATTTTTAATGCTCGGCATAATTTGCTTTGGAATAGCTAGAGGAGTGCGGATTTATGAGGCAATAACCGAAGGAGCCAAACAAGGATTTGATATTGCGGTAAGGATTATTCCATTCCTAGTCGTAATACTAGTAGCAATCGGAATGTTTCGCGCATCTGGCGCAATGGAGGTTATGGCAGTGAGGCTAGAGCCGCTTACGGGACTTATAGGCATGCCAGCAGACACATTGCCAATGGCGCTAGTTAGACCCCTTTCGGGGAGTGCGGCTTTTGGGATTATGAGTGCGCTAATAGAGGCGGATCCAAATTCTTACTCGGCTTATGTAGCCTCTACCATGCAGGGAAGTACCGAGACGACTTTTTATGTCCTAGCAGTTTACTTTGGTGCGGTGGGCATTACCAAAATTCGCTACGCCTTAGTGGCTGCACTACTAGCTGATGTGGCGGGTTTAGTTACCTCTTCTCTTGTCTGTTCGGCCATGTGGAGACATTGA
- the uvrB gene encoding excinuclease ABC subunit UvrB, whose amino-acid sequence MCGDGPLYSTNAFLINSAYGPSGDQNNAIEELSRNLCAGKKRQVLLGVTGSGKTFTVAKVIEKVNRPALVIAHNKTLAAQLYSEFQELFPENAVRYFVSYYDYYRPEAYLPATDTYIEKDAAINEEIDKLRHATTKALLERRDCIVVASVSCIYGLGAPENYFNMMLYLEAGDRVSREEVVKKLVMLQYLRNDVDFRTGRFRVRGDVVEICPAYEDSRIIRIEFFGNEVEELSEVDRLSAKVLRRLERICIYPASHFVTTKERLKQAVQTIRRELRERLSELERQSKVLEARRLEQRTLYDIELLEEMGFCPGIENYSRHLTGGTPGEPPPTLLSYFPEDLLVFIDESHVTVPQLVGMYRGDRARKQTLVDYGFRLPSALDNRPLRFDEFEKNVGQVIFVSATPAEFEIGASEGFVVEQIIRPTGLLDPEVVVRPAISQVEDFLGEIKEVVGRGERVLLTTLTKKMAEDLSTYYREIGVRVRYLHSEIHTLDRIELIRGLREGEFDVLVGINLLREGLDLPEVSLVGIMDADKEGFLRSQTSLIQTIGRAARHLHGRVILYADVETRSIKAAVAETNRRREIQQKHNETHGIIPTPVRRARDGIGLVAQEYGESGDRLWMGVDTNETIAGFSSEELPHDIAGCKALIERMRGEMLGFAAQCEFEKAASLRDKISWLEKYMLGFCD is encoded by the coding sequence ATGTGTGGCGATGGCCCGCTCTATTCCACCAACGCATTTTTAATTAATAGCGCCTATGGCCCTAGCGGGGATCAGAACAATGCCATTGAGGAACTTTCTCGCAACCTGTGCGCTGGCAAAAAGCGACAGGTTTTATTGGGCGTTACTGGGAGTGGAAAAACTTTTACAGTTGCCAAAGTTATTGAAAAGGTTAATCGCCCGGCATTAGTCATAGCGCACAACAAGACATTGGCCGCTCAACTCTATTCAGAGTTTCAAGAGCTGTTTCCCGAAAACGCAGTGAGGTATTTTGTAAGCTATTACGACTACTATCGCCCAGAAGCCTATCTTCCGGCTACGGATACATATATCGAGAAAGACGCTGCCATCAATGAGGAGATCGACAAACTCCGCCACGCTACTACCAAAGCCCTTCTTGAGAGGCGAGATTGCATTGTCGTTGCAAGTGTTAGCTGCATATATGGATTGGGCGCGCCGGAAAACTATTTTAACATGATGCTGTATCTCGAAGCAGGAGACCGCGTATCCCGTGAAGAAGTCGTAAAAAAACTAGTGATGTTACAGTATTTGCGAAATGATGTTGATTTTCGCACAGGCAGATTCCGCGTTCGCGGCGATGTTGTCGAAATTTGTCCCGCCTATGAGGATTCCCGCATTATACGCATAGAGTTCTTTGGCAATGAGGTCGAGGAGCTTAGCGAAGTAGATCGCCTTAGTGCCAAGGTGTTGCGCCGCTTAGAAAGAATCTGCATTTATCCGGCAAGTCATTTCGTTACTACTAAGGAACGACTAAAACAGGCCGTTCAGACTATTAGACGAGAATTGCGCGAGCGCCTGAGCGAGTTAGAGCGACAATCAAAGGTATTAGAAGCAAGGCGTTTGGAGCAGCGCACCCTCTACGACATAGAGCTTTTGGAGGAAATGGGATTTTGCCCAGGGATTGAAAATTATTCGCGACACCTTACCGGAGGCACTCCCGGCGAGCCGCCACCGACCCTACTTAGCTACTTTCCAGAGGATTTGTTGGTGTTTATAGATGAAAGTCATGTCACAGTTCCACAACTCGTTGGAATGTATAGGGGAGACCGCGCGCGCAAGCAAACTCTAGTAGACTATGGCTTTCGCCTTCCATCGGCTCTGGATAATAGGCCGCTTAGATTTGACGAATTTGAGAAAAATGTTGGCCAGGTCATCTTCGTCTCCGCTACACCGGCAGAGTTTGAGATTGGAGCAAGCGAAGGATTTGTAGTAGAGCAAATTATTAGACCCACCGGCTTATTAGACCCTGAAGTCGTCGTGCGGCCTGCGATAAGCCAAGTTGAAGATTTTTTAGGTGAAATTAAGGAAGTCGTCGGGCGAGGGGAAAGGGTGCTGCTCACAACACTTACCAAGAAGATGGCTGAAGACTTATCCACCTATTATAGAGAAATTGGGGTGCGCGTAAGGTATTTGCATTCGGAGATTCATACGCTAGATCGCATTGAACTAATACGAGGTTTAAGAGAGGGCGAATTTGACGTGCTCGTAGGAATCAACCTCTTGCGCGAGGGTTTGGATTTGCCAGAGGTTAGCTTGGTAGGCATCATGGATGCCGATAAGGAGGGATTTTTGCGGTCCCAGACTAGCCTCATTCAAACGATTGGCAGGGCGGCGCGGCATCTCCATGGGCGGGTGATTTTGTACGCGGACGTAGAGACGCGTTCGATTAAGGCAGCAGTAGCAGAGACAAACCGTCGCCGCGAAATACAGCAAAAACATAACGAGACTCACGGCATAATCCCCACACCCGTAAGGCGCGCACGAGACGGCATTGGATTGGTGGCTCAGGAATATGGCGAGTCGGGAGATCGTTTGTGGATGGGAGTTGACACAAATGAAACTATCGCCGGCTTCTCATCCGAGGAGCTCCCACATGATATTGCTGGATGTAAGGCGCTAATCGAGCGCATGAGAGGCGAGATGCTAGGTTTTGCTGCTCAATGTGAATTTGAAAAGGCCGCATCGCTGCGCGATAAAATATCTTGGCTGGAAAAATACATGTTGGGTTTTTGTGATTAA
- a CDS encoding glutamate--tRNA ligase, whose translation METTRVRFAPSPTGELHVGGARTALFNYFVAKKNKGTFILRIDDTDRERSRPELERDICENLRWLGIEWDAGPDNPGSYGSLRQSERLNRHCQAAREMLANNKAYCDEGGALRLKYPTSDIVINDVICGECVFSPKALGPEPVILRQDGTPTYHLASVVDDADMGITHVIRGQDHLTNTAKQVLIFHALEARLPVFAHLPLILGTDGQKLSKRNSEGLAAVSQFRTSGYLPQALVNFLMLLGWSHPQGKEQISIEDAVEAFSLDRVGKTASIFDVPKLDWLNAWWIKHLPVEEISREALQFTAEYRDIILQRGDKYWRDVISTLRDELRSLRDAKVLAKILVAEEFEVSADSRALLTDCDEQAVCSQIAKAWLELIKETATEGDSDCYDAAQFQQLNSMLKKQLGFGGKKLFQVLRIAITGQLSGPELKAIIPFIRRELLIERASQILENF comes from the coding sequence GTGGAAACAACGCGCGTTAGATTTGCACCTAGCCCCACCGGCGAACTTCACGTCGGCGGAGCGCGAACGGCACTGTTTAACTACTTTGTGGCAAAAAAAAATAAGGGCACATTTATCCTCCGCATCGACGACACCGATCGAGAGCGCTCGAGACCCGAATTAGAGCGGGATATCTGCGAAAACCTGCGTTGGCTAGGCATCGAATGGGACGCCGGGCCCGATAATCCGGGAAGTTATGGTAGTTTAAGGCAGTCTGAAAGGCTTAATAGGCATTGCCAAGCGGCTCGCGAGATGTTGGCTAATAACAAGGCCTATTGCGATGAAGGTGGAGCACTGCGCCTAAAATATCCAACAAGTGATATTGTAATAAATGATGTCATCTGCGGAGAATGTGTATTTTCGCCCAAAGCCCTGGGACCGGAACCGGTCATCCTCCGCCAAGATGGCACGCCGACATATCACCTAGCCTCCGTAGTCGATGATGCTGACATGGGGATTACGCATGTAATAAGAGGTCAGGATCACCTCACTAATACGGCAAAGCAGGTTCTAATTTTTCATGCGCTCGAAGCTAGACTTCCAGTATTTGCGCACCTGCCGCTTATTTTGGGTACGGATGGCCAGAAACTTTCTAAGAGAAACTCAGAAGGTTTAGCCGCCGTTTCTCAGTTTAGGACAAGTGGATATTTGCCACAGGCGCTTGTGAACTTCCTAATGCTTCTAGGTTGGTCACACCCTCAAGGCAAAGAACAAATCTCTATAGAGGACGCAGTTGAGGCTTTTTCTTTAGATCGAGTCGGAAAGACGGCCTCTATATTTGATGTGCCTAAGCTAGATTGGCTTAACGCTTGGTGGATAAAACATTTGCCCGTAGAAGAAATTAGCCGTGAAGCATTGCAGTTTACGGCTGAATATAGAGACATAATCCTTCAACGCGGAGACAAGTATTGGCGAGATGTCATAAGCACTTTGCGAGATGAGCTTAGGTCGCTGCGAGACGCAAAAGTGTTGGCAAAGATATTAGTCGCTGAGGAATTTGAAGTTTCTGCTGATTCGCGCGCACTTTTAACCGATTGCGATGAGCAAGCAGTTTGTAGCCAGATTGCAAAGGCATGGCTCGAATTAATAAAGGAAACCGCGACTGAGGGCGATTCGGATTGCTACGATGCAGCGCAGTTTCAGCAACTAAACTCTATGCTTAAGAAGCAATTGGGATTTGGCGGGAAAAAGCTTTTTCAAGTTCTGCGAATTGCGATAACCGGACAACTTTCTGGTCCCGAACTCAAGGCAATAATTCCGTTTATAAGACGAGAGTTGTTGATCGAACGAGCAAGTCAAATACTTGAGAATTTTTAG
- a CDS encoding cytochrome c, whose protein sequence is MKLIKKTFIVFSLLAVAGCERNWRDVGGKGDVITAPKYETSASVSAVPGNSQIAEVAPKGAGPDGAALYARHCAACHQATGQGIPGVFPPLDQSEYVVGDPNHLVAIVNYGLLGPITVNGAAYNSAMAALGTQMNDEELAAVASYVRGAWTNKASAIDKSVIAEVRAKWGQRGPLTVAELSGK, encoded by the coding sequence ATGAAATTAATTAAAAAAACTTTTATTGTTTTTTCCTTGTTAGCGGTTGCAGGTTGTGAGCGCAATTGGCGCGATGTGGGCGGAAAAGGCGATGTGATAACTGCGCCGAAATACGAGACCTCTGCTAGCGTCTCAGCAGTGCCGGGAAACTCGCAAATTGCCGAAGTAGCTCCCAAAGGCGCTGGGCCAGATGGAGCTGCGTTATACGCTAGGCACTGCGCTGCTTGTCATCAAGCTACCGGCCAAGGAATCCCCGGAGTTTTCCCGCCACTCGACCAAAGCGAATATGTGGTAGGTGACCCGAATCACTTAGTCGCCATTGTAAATTATGGGCTGCTTGGGCCAATAACCGTAAACGGTGCGGCTTACAATAGCGCCATGGCGGCTCTTGGCACACAGATGAACGATGAGGAGCTTGCAGCAGTAGCTTCGTACGTTAGGGGTGCTTGGACCAACAAGGCTTCGGCGATTGATAAGTCTGTCATTGCCGAAGTGCGAGCAAAGTGGGGGCAGCGTGGGCCGCTTACGGTTGCTGAGCTCAGCGGCAAGTAG
- a CDS encoding DedA family protein, producing the protein MEALIQLFDLFLHIDKYLDIIIRDYGAWTYGLLFVVVFCETGLVVTPFLPGDSLLFAAGVFAARGSLDVWLLGLLLFVAAVIGDAVNYAVGAYIGPKVFERKGSRIFRPEYLEKTRSFYNKYGSKTIVIARFVPIVRTFAPFLAGVGSMRYRHFAMFNVSGAVLWVVLFVGAGFLFGELEFVKKNFTVVIFAIILLSILPAAVEACRARRVSKASCLVEN; encoded by the coding sequence GTGGAAGCTTTGATTCAATTATTTGACCTATTTCTTCATATCGATAAGTACCTGGATATTATCATTCGGGACTATGGTGCGTGGACGTATGGGTTGCTGTTTGTGGTGGTATTTTGCGAAACCGGCTTGGTCGTGACTCCTTTTTTGCCCGGCGACTCGTTGCTCTTTGCTGCAGGCGTGTTCGCGGCACGCGGATCGCTAGATGTTTGGCTTCTTGGGCTTTTGCTTTTTGTAGCAGCTGTTATCGGAGATGCAGTCAATTATGCGGTAGGGGCTTATATAGGACCCAAGGTCTTTGAGAGGAAAGGTTCTAGAATTTTTCGCCCGGAATACCTCGAAAAAACTAGGAGTTTTTATAATAAGTACGGCTCGAAAACCATAGTGATTGCTCGTTTCGTTCCCATTGTCCGTACATTTGCCCCTTTTTTAGCTGGGGTCGGTTCCATGCGCTATCGGCACTTTGCCATGTTCAATGTTTCTGGTGCCGTGCTTTGGGTAGTCTTGTTTGTCGGCGCTGGTTTCTTATTCGGAGAGCTTGAATTTGTAAAAAAGAATTTCACTGTGGTTATCTTTGCGATTATCCTTCTTTCTATACTCCCTGCGGCAGTAGAGGCATGTCGTGCTAGACGTGTGAGTAAGGCTAGTTGTTTGGTGGAAAACTAA
- a CDS encoding TlpA family protein disulfide reductase, with amino-acid sequence MDRVSHSPKMLMLCVVLACRNVFIFILASFFLPLSAFADDLIVEYKVSPPRMGEAYDISALQFTYLDNKAFNATEIRNKKVVLYFWSIYCSSCMEHLREFDAWRDKFISHDVAFVSVHLFESDGKKVAAKVASLGVNLTVLLCPTWVRDLLGIRELPTALLFDSSGIFVGRLDGISSSEQLGAELFKGQVEDDSP; translated from the coding sequence GTGGATAGAGTCAGTCATTCCCCAAAAATGTTGATGCTATGCGTCGTTCTGGCATGTAGGAATGTTTTTATTTTTATTTTAGCCAGCTTTTTTTTGCCTCTGTCAGCGTTTGCCGATGATTTGATTGTTGAGTATAAAGTATCGCCTCCGCGGATGGGGGAGGCTTATGATATTTCGGCGCTTCAATTTACTTACCTCGACAATAAAGCTTTTAACGCGACTGAGATAAGGAATAAGAAGGTAGTCTTGTATTTTTGGTCAATATATTGCAGCAGTTGCATGGAGCATCTTCGAGAGTTTGATGCCTGGCGGGATAAGTTTATCAGTCATGACGTAGCTTTTGTTAGTGTTCATCTATTTGAAAGTGACGGCAAGAAGGTGGCGGCGAAAGTAGCTAGTTTGGGAGTTAATTTAACAGTCTTGTTATGTCCTACTTGGGTGCGCGATTTGCTTGGAATTCGCGAGTTGCCAACGGCTTTATTATTTGACAGTTCCGGGATATTTGTTGGGCGGCTAGATGGCATTTCTAGTAGCGAACAATTGGGCGCAGAGCTATTTAAAGGGCAGGTTGAGGATGACTCTCCTTAG